One window of Phaenicophaeus curvirostris isolate KB17595 chromosome 22, BPBGC_Pcur_1.0, whole genome shotgun sequence genomic DNA carries:
- the MIIP gene encoding migration and invasion-inhibitory protein has translation MELEHLKRLREVNQDLLHRLRMMQEEMRKRLSSKPLFPASLPDRTATERSVPLPTGEKADQVDAGNSTADPAVLVSVEPGAYAARAALCSSLKRSSNNRGFQERQVKMQEAVGLDSSFPDKDKNVMSVSAITDAGHVPLQSDPEEYNVPVSSWSARPFLGYDWIAGLLETETSVAERSDQYFAELHEFRQANKEACVHEQHLEPKALDHIVPEQEPDLITSSHKCVYCYRLNQRLFTVPVDSESACPVCKIPRAHQPPEEPAHVRVSIPRSTLLPAYKYKAHRRKSFELADNLALPSHCLAGWKNIIPSSNPKLSSLDLRASLKEKPSHHACLVKEFSDTAPACPS, from the exons ACCTGAAGAGGCTGCGTGAGGTCAACCAGGACCTTCTACACAGGCTCAGAATGATGCAAGAGGAGATGAGAAAAAGACTTTCCAGCAAGCCGCTCTTTCCAGCATCTCTTCCTGATAGAACAGCTACTGAAAGATCTGTCCCCTTGCCCACGGGAGAG AAGGCAGATCAGGTCGATGCTGGAAACTCTACAGCTGACCCTGCAGTGTTGGTGTCCGTGGAACCTGGAGCTTAtgcagccagagcagccctCTGTTCATCTCTTAAACGCAGCAGCAATAACAGAGGGTTTCAGGAACGACAAGTGAAGATGCAGGAAGCAGTAGGTTTGGATTCCAGCTTTCCTGACAAAGACAAGAATGTTATGTCAGTGTCTGCAATCACGGACGCTGGCCATGTGCCTTTACAGTCTGACCCTGAAGAATATAACGTGCCTGTGAGCAGCTGGTCCGCACGTCCTTTCCTGGGCTATGACTGGATTGCAG GGCTCCTGGAGACAGAGACTTCAGTAGCAGAAAGGTCGGATCAATACTTTGCTGAGCTGCATGAGTTCCGACAGGCCAACAAAGAAGCTTGTGTTCATGAGCAGCACCTGGA GCCCAAGGCTCTGGATCATATAGTTCCGGAACAAGAACCAGATTTGATAACCAGTTCCCATAAGT GTGTTTACTGTTATCGATTAAACCAGCGCCTCTTCACTGTCCCTGTGGACTCAGAATCTGCCTGCCCTGTGTGTAAGATCCCACGTGCTCACCAGCCCCCAGAAGAGCCAGCCCATGTCAG GGTCAGCATTCCCAGGTCTACCCTTCTGCCTGCCTACAAATACAAAGCCCATCGCAGGAAGAGCTTTGAACTGGCAGACAATCTAGCATTGCCCTCG CATTGCCTGGCTGGCTGGAAAAATATCATCCCTTCCAGCAACCCCAAGCTCAGCAGCTTGGATCTGCGAGCTTCATTGAAAGAGAAGCCTTCTCACCATGCTTGCCTG GTGAAGGAATTCAGTGACACTGCACCTGCTTGCCCAAGTTAA